Part of the Hallerella porci genome is shown below.
GCAAATGTAAACTTTTGTTAATCGCAAAGAATTTTGCAATTTTTGCATAAAACGCGGGCTTTGACATTTTGTCCATGAAACTAAAAACATTCATCTTGGAAAAAGAAGTGCGAAATGTATTTTAAGAGAGATGATTTTATCGGCAGACATAACGGATTACCGTGATTTTCTCAAAGCCTATTACGAGAAGCGTAAAAAGGAATTGCCTTTTTATTCTTATCGGATGATGGGCGATAAACTGGGGCTTGATTCGAGCTACTTGTATCGTGTGCTGCAAAAAAAGCATCATTTGCCTGCGCATGCGCTCCAAGCGGCGAAGGAAATGCTCAATCTTTCTGGGCGTTCTGCGGAATTTTTTGATTTGTTGTATTCGGCAGCGGTGACGAAAGATGCCGCGCAAAAAGAAGAATTGATGGCGAAAGCCGTTGCCCTCGGCGATGTCGAACGGCATAGTTTACAAGCAGCGGAATTAAAACTTCTTGAAAATTGGTGGATTCCTGCGGTTCGCGCTTACTTAGAATTGAACGGTGGAGTCGTCAACATCAAACAAATCGCCAAAGATATTTGCCCGCCGATTTCCGAAGAACAAGCCAAAGAAGCGATTGAAATTTTAAAAAGCGTCGGCTTAGTCAAAAAATTAGCATCGGGAAAACTCGCATTAACCGATGCGCATTTGACTGTCGGCGGTCCCGAAAAAGCGCAAGCGGTGCGGAATTTTCAAAAGCAAGCATTAAAGCTTGCGAGCGATGCCTTGGAAAATATTTCTGCAGAAGAACGCAATATTTCCACTCTCACACTCTCTGTCGATCAAGAAGGATTTGAAGATCTCGGCGATATGATAAAAGAATTTCGCCGTCTCGTCCAAAAAAGAGTAGATTCAATAAAGAATCCTGATCGGGTGATGCAGCTATCGATGGCGTTCTATCCGGTTGCAAGGGCGAGGAAAAAATGAAGTGGATTTGGGTGATGAGTTTGGTTGCGCTGAGTGGTGTCATCGCAGCATGTTCAAATGATACTACAGCGGGTTCAACGTTTGAAACGGAGAATTCCATTGCGAAAATTTTGTTAAAAAATGCAGACGGAACGCCTGCCGCCAAAAAATCTGTCGCCATTCGCGATGAAAATGCATTGATTTCTAT
Proteins encoded:
- a CDS encoding DUF4423 domain-containing protein, whose translation is MILSADITDYRDFLKAYYEKRKKELPFYSYRMMGDKLGLDSSYLYRVLQKKHHLPAHALQAAKEMLNLSGRSAEFFDLLYSAAVTKDAAQKEELMAKAVALGDVERHSLQAAELKLLENWWIPAVRAYLELNGGVVNIKQIAKDICPPISEEQAKEAIEILKSVGLVKKLASGKLALTDAHLTVGGPEKAQAVRNFQKQALKLASDALENISAEERNISTLTLSVDQEGFEDLGDMIKEFRRLVQKRVDSIKNPDRVMQLSMAFYPVARARKK